A portion of the Apteryx mantelli isolate bAptMan1 chromosome 29, bAptMan1.hap1, whole genome shotgun sequence genome contains these proteins:
- the PDLIM2 gene encoding PDZ and LIM domain protein 2 isoform X2 — protein MSVTVTLAGPAPWGFRITGGRDFRKPIAVSQVAERGKAAAGGLRPGDVIVSINGESAAEMLNVEAQNKIKQSRGQLRLQVERSPAPSPGHTNGESCPERLAARFQEAVRTREESRGCLRSSYSSPASLSPRPGSPGSPGSPGPGAADGRGEPGAGGRSSPPGAPEDLSPLGLPQERSSRGRRSSSPGPVLLPSNRPPSPGVWTPPSHWAMPGRASPSRDHRNSLGAEPAMRRFEEDSEVYKMLQENRELRAAPRQSNTFRLLQEALEDGGADGPAAPFPSRLSPGARQPPAGAAAGLQKLHACEKCGGTIATQAVRIQDGRYRHPSCYACSDCGLNLKMRGHFWAGDELYCEKHARLRYRGPPAGPAAPRAPPS, from the exons ATGTCGGTGACGGTGACCCTAGCCGGCCCGGCGCCCTGGGGCTTCCGCATCACCGGAGGACGGGACTTCAGGAAGCCCATCGCCGTGTCCCAG GTGGCGGAGCGCGGGAAGGCGGCCGCGGGCGGCCTCCGGCCCGGGGACGTCATCGTCTCCATCAACGGCGAGAGCGCGGCCGAGATGCTCAACGTGGAGGCGCAGAACAAGATCAAGCAGAGCCGCGGGCAGCTGCGGCTGCAGGTGGAGAG GTCCCCGGCGCCGTCTCCCGGCCACACCAACGGGGAGAGCTGTCCGGAGAGGCTGGCTGCCCGCTTCCAG GAGGCGGTGAGGACGCGGGAGGAGAGCCGGGGCTGCCTGAGATCCTCCTATTCCAGCCCGGCCTCCCTCAGCCCgcggcccggcagccccggcagccccggctcccccggccccggagccgccgacggccggggggagccgggtgCTGGCGGCCGCAG ctccccgcCCGGCGCTCCCGAGGATCTCTCCCCTCTCGGCCTCCCCCAG gagcGAAGCAGCCGGGGCCGCCGGAGCAGCTCCCCGGGGCCGGTCCTGCTTCCTTCCAACCGCCCGCCGTCGCCGGGGGTCTGGACCCCCCCCAGCCACTGGGCGATGCCCGGCCGGGCTTCGCCTTCCCGGGACCACCGCAACAG CCTGGGCGCGGAGCCGGCCATGCGGCGCTTCGAGGAGGACTCGGAGGTGTACAAGATGCTGCAGGAGAACCGGGAGCTGCGGGCCGCCCCCAGGCAGTCCAACACCTTCCGCCTGCTGCAGGAGGCCCTGGAGGACGGCGGCGCAG acggccccgccgcccccttccccagccgcctctcgcccggcgcccgccagccccccgccggcgccgcggccgggctgcaGAAGCTGCACGCCTGCGAGAAGTGCGGCGGCACCATCGC CACGCAGGCGGTGAGGATCCAGGACGGCCGCTACCGGCACCCGTCCTGCTACGCCTGCTCCGACTGCGGCCTCAACCTGAAGATGCGGGGCCACTTCTGGGCGGGCGACGAGCTCTACTGCGAGAAGCACGCCCGCCTGCGCTACCGCGGCCCCCCGGcggggcccgccgccccccgcgcccccccgtcctga
- the SORBS3 gene encoding LOW QUALITY PROTEIN: vinexin (The sequence of the model RefSeq protein was modified relative to this genomic sequence to represent the inferred CDS: deleted 1 base in 1 codon), which translates to MTGLPVAPGTVRPVQPGARGGSARGRPSPAQVCSLPPRYFFFPSLFFSLLPACVSLLPLQLAARSPAGGSRIPSRPIPSPPIPSRPVPSGGSAGPARRHPGRAMAGGSPAPGAALALSSEDVPRFPLRPGELLARGSMPPGLWEPPQQLAARLPVIRHHGADTLSFDFHSPATPWSAASEWYQTWPAKEAKAPGPAAVAAGGCAGSPPGAATPAPRPPGWSATWSKDSKRREKRWVKYDGIGPVDETGMPIASRSSVDRPRDWYRSMFQQIHRKLPATRRDAAGTGTGPARRIPSPTALPPCPPPEPRRKGPSPAGLPNGLDWAGWGDAGAAAQPRSIFDYEPGKSSVLDGRGQPQECSGTVPPARAQPIEVLLQRELEQLSEELDKDMKAMETRQHPRKSPAAAPAARSPAPASPAARSPLQPRRLRSPPAATTAATATGRPPTRPGVERAPELGDPAEAQRREEKKMKAARLKFDFQAESPKELTLQKGDIVYIHKEVDRNWLEGEHHGRVGIFPSNYVEVLPPTEVPKPIKAPTIQVLEYGEALALYNFRGELPVELSFRKGERVCLVRRVDENWYEGRISGTSRQGIFPATYVQVLKEPRVKASAEEFPPSPAAASPRPGSPSLPSSPRRLAFASPPSPKLPRARAQSPPPPAAARPQAAPSYNGSEIQWTPYRALYQYRPQNADELELLEGDRVDVMQQCDDGWFVGVSRRTQKFGTFPGNYVAPV; encoded by the exons ATGACCGGCCTCCCCGTGGCTCCCGGCACCGTCCGCCCCGTGcagccgggggcgcgggggggctcTGCCCGCGGCCGACCATCCCCTGCCCAAGtttgctcccttcctcctcgctattttttttttccttctcttttcttttctctcctccccgCCTGCGTTTCCTTGCTCCCCCTGCAGCTCGCAGCCCGCTCGCCGGCCGGAGGCAGCcgcatcccgtcccgtcccatcccgtcccctcccatcccgtcccgtcccgtcccatccggGGGCTcggccggccccgctcgccggcACCCCGGAAG AGCCATGGCCGGCGgctccccggcccccggcgccgccctgGCACTCAGCTCGGAGGACGTTCCCCGCTTCCCGCTGCGGCCGGGAGAGCTGCTGGCACGCGGCTCCATGCCTCCGGGGTTGTGGGAGCCCCCGCAGCAGCTGGCGGCGCGG CTGCCCGTGATCCGCCACCACGGCGCCGACACGCTGAGCTTCGACTTCCACAGCCCCGCGACTCCTTGGAGCGCAG CGAGCGAGTGGTACCAAACCTGGCCGGCCAAGGAGGCGaaggcgcccggccccgcggcggtggcggcaggggGGTGCGCGGGGTCCCCCCCCGGTGCGGCCaccccggccccccggccgcccGGCTGGTCGGCCACCTGGAGCAAGGACAGCAAGCGGCGGGAGAAGCGCTGGGTGAAGTACGACGGCATCGGGCCGGTGGACGAGACGGGCATGCCCATCGCCTCGCGCTCG AGCGTGGACCGGCCCCGCGACTGGTACCGCAGCATGTTCCAGCAGATCCACCGCAAGCTGCCAG CGACGCGCAGGGATGCCGCGGGCACGGGGACCGGTCCCGCGCGCCGGATCCCCTCGCCGACCGCTTTgcctccgtgt ccccccccagagCCGCGGAGAAAAGGGCCGTCGCCCGCCGGGCTGCCCAACGGGCTGGACTG GGCCGGCTGGGGCgatgccggcgccgccgcgcagccccgcagcaTTTTTGACTACGAGCCGGGCAAGTCCTCGGTCCTGGACGGCCGCGGGCAG CCCCAGGAGTGCTCCGGCACCGTGCCCCCGGCGCGGGCCCAGCCCATCGAG gtgctgctgcagagggAGCTGGAGCAGCTCAGCGAGGAGCTCGACAAGGACATGAAGGCCATGGAGACCCGGCAGCACCCCCGCAAG agccccgcggccgctcccgccgcccgctcccctgCTCCGGCCTCCCCGGCGGCCCG GAGCCCGCTGCAGCCCCGCCGGCTGCGgagcccccccgccgccaccaccgccgccaccgccaccggaCGCCCACCCACCCGCCCCGGCGTGGAGCGAGCCCCGGAGCTCGGGGACCCCGCGGAGgcgcagaggagggaggagaagaag atgAAAGCGGCTCGCCTCAAGTTTGACTTCCAAGCCGAGTCGCCCAA GGAGCTGACGCTGCAGAAGGGAGACATCGTCTACATCCACAAGGAGGTGGACAGGAACTGGCTGGAGGGCGAGCACCACGGCCGCGTGGGCATCTTCCCCTCCAACTACGTGGAG GTCCTGCCCCCCACCGAGGTGCCCAAGCCCATCAAGGCGCCCACCATCCAGGTGCTGGAGTACGGCGAGGCCCTGGCCCTCTACAACTTCCGCGGAGAGCTGCCCGTGGAGCTCTCCTTCCGCAAG GGCGAGCGCGTCTGCCTGGTGCGCCGGGTGGACGAGAACTGGTACGAGGGGCGCATCTccggcaccagccgccagggcaTCTTCCCGGCCACCTACGTGCAGGTGCTGAAGGAGCCACGGGTGAAAGCCAGCGCCGAGGAGTTCCCCCcgtcgcccgccgccgccagcccccgccCGGGCTCCCCGTCCCTGCCGTCCTCCCCCCGCCGCCTGGCCTtcgcctcccccccctccccgaagctgccccgcgcccgggcgcagagccccccgccgcccgccgccgcccgcccccaggCCGCCCCCTCCTACAACGGCTCCGAAATCCAGTGGACCCC GTACCGGGCGCTGTACCAGTACCGGCCCCAAAACGCCGAcgagctggagctgctggagggcgaCCGGGTGGACGTCATGCAGCAGTGCGACGACGGCTGGTTCGTGG GTGTGTCCAGGAGGACGCAGAAATTCGGCACTTTCCCCGGCAATTACGTGGCGCCGGTGTGA
- the C29H8orf58 gene encoding uncharacterized protein C8orf58 homolog isoform X2 gives MLRRRGAFSVELLRGRDGSWETVESCVVRTSASVYRRLQESPAARPAPMSGEAPVAWGLPPEPGSPGSPPPRLGSFPASGRLLKSESEDSGVEMASNENSPRTPLGSESGFSLDGFQPAHGDPEKSRLGEEPAPRERPPRGLSASKKLAQAAQRSRRQRAPGRSPRQLGRRSASAADLEALARRGRRGAEPRGGPSASQEPSVEPLEGDGQPAPGQGLRYLEHVCQMLERIARLQQANRQLQLQQQAAESRHQGPAAAAASAPATPAREEPRRSDRFRARSSSDSQALAEPRWSPAPCRRAPGHAASSPSLLEPPPPPPPGEAEMEAEAEAGAGRRRWGRVKALLTRVARRSLRGRAAPPR, from the exons ATGCTGCGCCGCCGCGGAGCCTTCAGCGTGGAGCTGCTCCGCGGCCGCG ATGGTTCCTGGGAGACGGTGGAGAGCTGCGTGGTGCGGACGTCCGCCAGCGTCTACCGCAGGCTGCAGGAgagccccgcggcgcgcccggccCCGATGAGCGGCGAGGCGCCGGTGGCGTGGGGGCTGCCACCAGAGCCCGgctcccccggcagccccccgccgcggctcggCTCCTTCCCGGCGAGCGGGCGGCTCCTCAAGTCGGAGTCGGAGGACTCCGGGGTGGAGATGGCCAGCAACGagaactcgccccgcaccccgcTGGGCTCCGAGAGCGGCTTCTCCCTCGACGGCTTCCAGCCGGCCCACGGTGACCCGGAGAAGAGCCGCCTCGGCGAGGAGCCGGCGCCCCGGGAGCGGCCCCCCCGCGGCCTCTCGGCCAGCAAGAAGCTGGCCCAGGCGGCGCAGCGCTCGCGGAGGCAGCGGGCGCCCGGGCGCTCCCCGCGGCAGCTCGGCCGTCGCAGCGCCAGCGCGGCCGACCTGGAGGCGCTGGctcggcgcggccggcggggggcagagccccgggggggccccagcgcGTCCCAGGAGCCGAGCGTGGAGCCCCTCGAGGGTGAC GGCCAGCCCGCGCCGGGCCAGGGGCTGCGCTACCTCGAGCACGTCTgccagatgctggagaggatcGCCCGGCTGCAGCAGGCCAACcggcagctccagctgcagcagcaggcggcggagAGCCGGCACCAGGGGCCCGCAGCGGCGGCAGCCAGCGCCCCGGCCACG CCCGCCCGGGAGGAGCCGCGGAGGAGCGACCGCTTCCGGGCCCGCTCGTCCTCGGACAGCCAGGCCCTGGCGGAGCCGCGGTGGAGCCCAG CACCCTGCCGCAGAGCCCCGGGGCACGCGGCCAGCTCGCCCAGCCTgctggagccgccgccgccgccgccacctggGGAGGCCGAGATGGAGGCCGAGGCCGAagcgggggccgggcggcggcgctggggccgcgTCAAGGCGCTGCTGACGCGCGTCGCCCGCCGctcgctgcggggccgggccgcgccgccccgctag
- the PDLIM2 gene encoding PDZ and LIM domain protein 2 isoform X1, translating into MSVTVTLAGPAPWGFRITGGRDFRKPIAVSQVAERGKAAAGGLRPGDVIVSINGESAAEMLNVEAQNKIKQSRGQLRLQVERSPAPSPGHTNGESCPERLAARFQEAVRTREESRGCLRSSYSSPASLSPRPGSPGSPGSPGPGAADGRGEPGAGGRSSPPGAPEDLSPLGLPQQERSSRGRRSSSPGPVLLPSNRPPSPGVWTPPSHWAMPGRASPSRDHRNSLGAEPAMRRFEEDSEVYKMLQENRELRAAPRQSNTFRLLQEALEDGGADGPAAPFPSRLSPGARQPPAGAAAGLQKLHACEKCGGTIATQAVRIQDGRYRHPSCYACSDCGLNLKMRGHFWAGDELYCEKHARLRYRGPPAGPAAPRAPPS; encoded by the exons ATGTCGGTGACGGTGACCCTAGCCGGCCCGGCGCCCTGGGGCTTCCGCATCACCGGAGGACGGGACTTCAGGAAGCCCATCGCCGTGTCCCAG GTGGCGGAGCGCGGGAAGGCGGCCGCGGGCGGCCTCCGGCCCGGGGACGTCATCGTCTCCATCAACGGCGAGAGCGCGGCCGAGATGCTCAACGTGGAGGCGCAGAACAAGATCAAGCAGAGCCGCGGGCAGCTGCGGCTGCAGGTGGAGAG GTCCCCGGCGCCGTCTCCCGGCCACACCAACGGGGAGAGCTGTCCGGAGAGGCTGGCTGCCCGCTTCCAG GAGGCGGTGAGGACGCGGGAGGAGAGCCGGGGCTGCCTGAGATCCTCCTATTCCAGCCCGGCCTCCCTCAGCCCgcggcccggcagccccggcagccccggctcccccggccccggagccgccgacggccggggggagccgggtgCTGGCGGCCGCAG ctccccgcCCGGCGCTCCCGAGGATCTCTCCCCTCTCGGCCTCCCCCAG caggagcGAAGCAGCCGGGGCCGCCGGAGCAGCTCCCCGGGGCCGGTCCTGCTTCCTTCCAACCGCCCGCCGTCGCCGGGGGTCTGGACCCCCCCCAGCCACTGGGCGATGCCCGGCCGGGCTTCGCCTTCCCGGGACCACCGCAACAG CCTGGGCGCGGAGCCGGCCATGCGGCGCTTCGAGGAGGACTCGGAGGTGTACAAGATGCTGCAGGAGAACCGGGAGCTGCGGGCCGCCCCCAGGCAGTCCAACACCTTCCGCCTGCTGCAGGAGGCCCTGGAGGACGGCGGCGCAG acggccccgccgcccccttccccagccgcctctcgcccggcgcccgccagccccccgccggcgccgcggccgggctgcaGAAGCTGCACGCCTGCGAGAAGTGCGGCGGCACCATCGC CACGCAGGCGGTGAGGATCCAGGACGGCCGCTACCGGCACCCGTCCTGCTACGCCTGCTCCGACTGCGGCCTCAACCTGAAGATGCGGGGCCACTTCTGGGCGGGCGACGAGCTCTACTGCGAGAAGCACGCCCGCCTGCGCTACCGCGGCCCCCCGGcggggcccgccgccccccgcgcccccccgtcctga
- the C29H8orf58 gene encoding uncharacterized protein C8orf58 homolog isoform X1 translates to MWGGSRAVWKRRAAFGRYGSWETVESCVVRTSASVYRRLQESPAARPAPMSGEAPVAWGLPPEPGSPGSPPPRLGSFPASGRLLKSESEDSGVEMASNENSPRTPLGSESGFSLDGFQPAHGDPEKSRLGEEPAPRERPPRGLSASKKLAQAAQRSRRQRAPGRSPRQLGRRSASAADLEALARRGRRGAEPRGGPSASQEPSVEPLEGDGQPAPGQGLRYLEHVCQMLERIARLQQANRQLQLQQQAAESRHQGPAAAAASAPATPAREEPRRSDRFRARSSSDSQALAEPRWSPAPCRRAPGHAASSPSLLEPPPPPPPGEAEMEAEAEAGAGRRRWGRVKALLTRVARRSLRGRAAPPR, encoded by the exons ATGTGGGGTGGCTCCCGCGCCgtctggaagaggagggcagcgTTCGGCCGCT ATGGTTCCTGGGAGACGGTGGAGAGCTGCGTGGTGCGGACGTCCGCCAGCGTCTACCGCAGGCTGCAGGAgagccccgcggcgcgcccggccCCGATGAGCGGCGAGGCGCCGGTGGCGTGGGGGCTGCCACCAGAGCCCGgctcccccggcagccccccgccgcggctcggCTCCTTCCCGGCGAGCGGGCGGCTCCTCAAGTCGGAGTCGGAGGACTCCGGGGTGGAGATGGCCAGCAACGagaactcgccccgcaccccgcTGGGCTCCGAGAGCGGCTTCTCCCTCGACGGCTTCCAGCCGGCCCACGGTGACCCGGAGAAGAGCCGCCTCGGCGAGGAGCCGGCGCCCCGGGAGCGGCCCCCCCGCGGCCTCTCGGCCAGCAAGAAGCTGGCCCAGGCGGCGCAGCGCTCGCGGAGGCAGCGGGCGCCCGGGCGCTCCCCGCGGCAGCTCGGCCGTCGCAGCGCCAGCGCGGCCGACCTGGAGGCGCTGGctcggcgcggccggcggggggcagagccccgggggggccccagcgcGTCCCAGGAGCCGAGCGTGGAGCCCCTCGAGGGTGAC GGCCAGCCCGCGCCGGGCCAGGGGCTGCGCTACCTCGAGCACGTCTgccagatgctggagaggatcGCCCGGCTGCAGCAGGCCAACcggcagctccagctgcagcagcaggcggcggagAGCCGGCACCAGGGGCCCGCAGCGGCGGCAGCCAGCGCCCCGGCCACG CCCGCCCGGGAGGAGCCGCGGAGGAGCGACCGCTTCCGGGCCCGCTCGTCCTCGGACAGCCAGGCCCTGGCGGAGCCGCGGTGGAGCCCAG CACCCTGCCGCAGAGCCCCGGGGCACGCGGCCAGCTCGCCCAGCCTgctggagccgccgccgccgccgccacctggGGAGGCCGAGATGGAGGCCGAGGCCGAagcgggggccgggcggcggcgctggggccgcgTCAAGGCGCTGCTGACGCGCGTCGCCCGCCGctcgctgcggggccgggccgcgccgccccgctag